From the Coffea eugenioides isolate CCC68of chromosome 1, Ceug_1.0, whole genome shotgun sequence genome, the window GGGCGAGCGTAAAGAAGAGTGACAGCAATCAAGAACTTACTCTTGGAGCCGAGTTTGGAGAGCTTTCCATCAACAATGAGGGCATCGGAGTCGGTGGTGCCAGTGGACAAACCCctagaggaaaagaaagaaagaagagatttCCAGGTGACAGAGCACGCAATAAGGTCGACGCCCCTGCTTATGAAGTGGCCATTCAGCTTTAGAGTATTGGGTTCCAGGCCAAAGGCTCTAGCAATGGAACCAAGGTCCAGTCTTTGCTCATCCCACGCTACCAATTCAATAATCTTGGATACTGAAGGGCAGAATATCTTTATGTTTCTCTTCCCCTCTCCACCTCCCATGTTATttccccttcttcttcttcttctcctcctcctttctTGAACGAGATATTGTACTGCTCCTATGCTTCTCTAGTGACCATGTGGATACCAGTCAAGATTTAAATCACTTGTTCTCGTACCGGTGGTGCCTTTCTTCTGCACGAGTTGGGATTTGGCTGCTAGCATCAGCAGCAGACGTCGATGATCGCTGAATTGTTGCAGGGTGTTTCCTTTCTAACAGCATTAGATAGGCTCTTACTACTACTACTTTCCAGTATTTCTATTTCCGACTTCCATTTCCTTCTGGAAGTGTCTCTGGGGATTTATGATGTCTGCTACTACATGATTATCATGGGCTGGGTGGTTTCCCGGATTTATCTTG encodes:
- the LOC113757018 gene encoding uncharacterized protein LOC113757018 isoform X3 yields the protein MGGGEGKRNIKIFCPSVSKIIELVAWDEQRLDLGSIARAFGLEPNTLKLNGHFISRGVDLIACSVTWKSLLSFFSSRGLSTGTTDSDALIVDGKLSKLGSKRKHDLSDLGNGTKPNGVGGHCKDLQLGHIDLFSSKRSKDGTAGFLNRIDKLTGFNCLSLKRKLSSRDTSPLKRTRVNETKSALRVIE